The bacterium sequence GCCGTGGCGAACGAGAACGAGAGGAATCATAGTGAAATCAACGAATTGTTGGTGTTTGTGATACTTCCAATATGCTGACATTTTCTCATCTTTGCAAGGGCAAAGAAGAGGGCACGCTCACGCGCGCCCTCACCCCGCAACTCCATGAGAAGCATCAGTCATCATCGTCGTCATCGTCCGTCGAACCACCATGATCCCCGACGAGCATCCACTTGCCGCCTTCTTTCATGAAGATGTCCGTCCAGCGTCCCTCGGATTCCTTCTTTTTCTTCTCATCATCCTTTCCGATCTCGACCACCATTTGGTAGTAGTAGTCCACGATGGCGAAGTTGCCGAAGACCGCGATGGCCACCGGGCTCAGATCGTAGATCAGAACTTTTCTCTGGGGAACCCAGTACTTGATCCATTTCGCGCTGGTTTCCTTCCCGTAGGGCACCGGAGCCTCGTACTGCCAGCCCACATAGTCGTTGTGGATGAGCGCCAGAAAGCCGTCCAGATTATCCTGGGTCATCAGCTCCCACATCTTCTCCTCGGCCGCCCACACTTCCTTCTGCTCGGCCGTCCAGTTGTCGGCTGCGCTCACAGGAACGACCATGACGGCACCCAACAGCGCTAACGCGCACAGAATGGTGCTTAGATTCTTCATGTTTGTCCTCCTTGTCTTCTT is a genomic window containing:
- a CDS encoding nuclear transport factor 2 family protein, producing MKNLSTILCALALLGAVMVVPVSAADNWTAEQKEVWAAEEKMWELMTQDNLDGFLALIHNDYVGWQYEAPVPYGKETSAKWIKYWVPQRKVLIYDLSPVAIAVFGNFAIVDYYYQMVVEIGKDDEKKKKESEGRWTDIFMKEGGKWMLVGDHGGSTDDDDDDD